The DNA region tcTGACTACTTAATACACTTTTCTGGCTGAAGTCAAAGCTGAATAAATACATGCATCTAATAGCTATGTCCTCACTATTATATATTTTCTCCAAGTGACCATTACTTGCTCCTCATTCATCTGAATCTGAAGAATGATTTTGCTCCTTTGGACACACAGCATGAGTAGTATTTTCACTATTTTGCTGCTCGTCAGTATTATCTTGATTAGGAACATGTCTTCCCACCAAAGGCATTCTTGGAGGACCATATGGTGGTGGACCCATAACATGTTGAGGTGGCACATAATAGTTGCAAGGAACAATATTATTATTGCATCCACCTCTTCTTATACCAGCATATAAACTAAGGTCCACGGTTTCATCTCTAGGGACAACATCAACATGAAAATCAAACACATCAGTTTTTGTGACTGCAGCAGCAATGTCATTCTTCTGAAGTGTTCTCCTTTTGTTCTCTTCAGCATTATTCCAAGCCCTCATTGTCAATTCCATGATGAACATTTCACAATCCTTGGAAAATATAATAGGAGCCTCTGCTGATATCATTTTTACATTTTCATCAGCCTTCATGATCTTCTTGATTCTAGCCAAGGGTAAGTTGTGGATCCTGAAATCGGCCGCTTGTTCAATTTTACGGTACTGATTGTCCCAAAAGTTGTGAAGTTTTTGGTGAAATTCTTCTTGTTGTAGGTGGTGGTAGTGGATGTAATGGTGAGAATGTTGATGATCtcttaagagaggtgaaggaacaGAAGGACCAGCTACTaccttggtgtgtgatggagtgCTTGTCCCTCTTGTTGCAGATTGATCACTCTCTTTTTTATCCATAGTTTTGTTTTATGAGCTTCAAATTATTCTATGAACAAACAGTGTATATCATAAGAAATAACATTAAGAAGAATACATTTAAACAATTAATAAATCTTAATTAAACATGATAAAGAAAACTGCCAttagtcccaaaaaaaaaaagtatatgatACATGCATCATGATTGATTAGTCAAGAAGGAAGATGCAAAGTTTGCAATGATATGTATCCTTCAATTTGCACTTAAAAAGTATAGTTTTGTTACTTGAATAGCAAGCTATGTGAAATCATTCTGAGGTTGGTGTCTCGGTGACATTGTATATGGACTTATATGTTATATCCATTCACATAAcaaatttacttattttctcttaATTTCAAACATTGATGAGATTGAATCAAATGTTCCATATCTTGACTTATGTGATGTATGAGAAAAGTTcccttaattttttaattttcacaatGAAAATAATCCGAACAAACATTAAATGGAAAGAGAAGGGGAAaaaatacaagtcatttataaGTATAGTATTCTAATCAAGTGTATATAATACTGCATTTGTGGGTCATCCTTGCATGCAATGTATACAAAAATGTAAATATATATCCAGAACTATAAAATCCACCATAGAACCAACTACATGCTTCATGCACAAACATTTTTATGATGTATGAAATTGAACTGAATATGAATACAATAAAGAACACAGAGAAAGCGATAGAGATACATACCTCAACTACAATTAGAGATTTCAGTTCTGTGGAGAGAggaaaaactgaaaaagaaatgtAAGAATGGTGCTTATAACGCATGATAATATTTTTTGTATGACGAAGTTGCCCTTGCCTTAAGTGGTTTATTACATGATGATATATACGCATTGAAACAAGCTAAGGTTGCGTTCGTAAGCTGCTGTGTTGGAATATACACAAATGGCAAAAGgaaattaaataagaaagatGAAGATGCATGTAACTTGTGCTAGTTGCGTTCATTCATATCTCTAAAGTAGTTAAGTAGAGATGTTCCATGCATGTTTACATTTATAAGTTACTACTACTAGCTTGCTAGTTACAAAATAAAATCAGCAACATGCCATATAGGCCCAAGAAATAGGTAACTATCATAACCAGAAGTCCAGAACCTCAGCACTAGCTAGATCATGTGAAACTCTAACGATATTGGGCATTTTATTGGCCCAATAAATAGGTTTATTTCAGTCTAGGTAGTGCAAACAGAACACAATAGGCCCAACAACCAAACTTTCAAGGTCCAAAAATAAGATACACTTAGGGCTTGACATATATATCCAATGTTATTCTACTGGACAAAAAACAAGgtggaaataattaattaagatgtTGCAAtgtgaattaattaaaaatttaaagatgatGGATTTGAACAACTTGCATTGTTATGAAGCAGGAGAGAGTTACCGAATCTGAGTATTGAAGTGCTGAGATCAAACTCCAATATCCTATCCTCCATTTGATACCCTCCAATCACTATTCCAGTCTTAGTTTCTTTCCCACCATCCACAAATGCCAGACACATCACATCCTTATTCACTTCAACCATTGAGTTGTGTCCATTTATCTCATAATTCActccttgattctcatccaaTACCAGACTGACACCTGGCACATCCGGTACCCCATTCTTGCTTCCAATGCCTTTTTCATCAAAGCACGCTCCAAAAGGCTTCACTGCTTCAACTCTCTTCATCTTCATTGCTATAATATCAcagtttaagaaaaaatatttagtttattcttatttaaaaaaatatattttatattaaaaatgaaatcAATCGATTTTACACCCACAAGCAAGGTTGGATGTAAAGGTGAATCCGTGAATGAGTTGTGTTCCAAAGAAATCATATTTTACCCAAAAGTAGAAATATCTTAAACAAGGAAGAAATCTATCAATTAGACTATATAAATTAAAGTTTAACAAATTCTTCCTATCTTCTAATGAAACTTtcacttttttaattaatatttaaaacacAATACGATCTCGACTCTCGTGGATATAGGAATGTCAATAGGGTAGAGCAGGGGCGGGAGATGCTTCTCTGCTCCCCATTCCTTTTCTCAGATTTATTCTCTGTCCCCGTTCCCATTTTTCGCTATGGAAAAATATTGCTCCCCATCTCCATTCTCCACGGAGTCCCATTCTCCGCGGGAACCTCATTTCCCATCTATttgatagttctaactaattattaatttccatatgaatagagATTTAAGTATCCATTCTATACaaaaataacaagattttatacaatggataagtatgattttggtccctaaggtaaaggctgaaaatttatttcgttctCCAACTTTTTTTTGCTCTAAAATGGCCCCcaaggtttcagtttgttttaaaatcgtcctttttactaatttcattttttttattaccaaactacccttcattaaaaaattataaaataaaataaattaaaaaaaaaagaaagggataGATACAGAGAAGGGGGGtgggaaaagaaagaaaggggtgGGGGCGAGAAAAAGGGGGcagggggagggggaagggggaagggaaggggACCGCCGCACCA from Arachis hypogaea cultivar Tifrunner chromosome 10, arahy.Tifrunner.gnm2.J5K5, whole genome shotgun sequence includes:
- the LOC112715032 gene encoding nuclear transcription factor Y subunit C-3; translation: MDKKESDQSATRGTSTPSHTKVVAGPSVPSPLLRDHQHSHHYIHYHHLQQEEFHQKLHNFWDNQYRKIEQAADFRIHNLPLARIKKIMKADENVKMISAEAPIIFSKDCEMFIMELTMRAWNNAEENKRRTLQKNDIAAAVTKTDVFDFHVDVVPRDETVDLSLYAGIRRGGCNNNIVPCNYYVPPQHVMGPPPYGPPRMPLVGRHVPNQDNTDEQQNSENTTHAVCPKEQNHSSDSDE